The proteins below come from a single Dermatophilaceae bacterium Soc4.6 genomic window:
- a CDS encoding cysteine desulfurase-like protein: MSAPFDVEAFRSQFPSLRAGAAHFDGPGGSQTPTPVAEAIARTLTSPMANRGRTTAAERNADDTVLAFRDTMGHFLGADPGGVVFGRSMTQLTMDLARTLSADWAPGDEVVVSRLDHDANIRPWVLAAQRVGAVVRWVDFDPWTGELDPADLAPLLGARTRLVAVTAASNLIGTMPDIPAIADRVHDVDALLFVDAVHYAAHHRVDLGELRADVVACSPYKFLGPHCGVLAADPGLLETLHPDKLLPSSGAVPERFELGTLPYELMAGTTAAVEVLACAVPGEGSLSTRLTMSMAAIDAHEHALRVDLEERLVALPGVTCRSRARRRTPTLLLEVAGHEPAALHAALGERGVNAPGGSFYALEASRHLGLGSTGGLRLGLASYTNAADCDRLVEGLTEILR, encoded by the coding sequence GTGAGCGCGCCCTTCGACGTCGAGGCCTTCCGATCCCAGTTCCCCTCCCTGCGAGCAGGGGCAGCGCACTTCGACGGGCCGGGCGGCTCGCAGACACCCACCCCGGTGGCCGAGGCCATCGCGCGCACGCTGACCTCGCCCATGGCCAACCGGGGACGCACCACCGCGGCCGAGCGCAATGCCGACGACACGGTGCTCGCCTTCCGCGACACCATGGGGCACTTCCTCGGCGCCGACCCGGGTGGGGTCGTCTTCGGCCGCAGCATGACCCAGCTGACGATGGACCTCGCCCGCACCCTCAGCGCCGACTGGGCACCGGGCGACGAGGTCGTCGTCAGCCGACTCGACCACGACGCCAACATCAGGCCCTGGGTGCTCGCCGCGCAGCGGGTGGGCGCGGTGGTCCGCTGGGTGGACTTCGACCCCTGGACCGGTGAGCTCGACCCGGCCGACCTCGCGCCCCTGCTCGGGGCTCGCACGCGGCTCGTCGCCGTGACGGCGGCCTCGAACCTCATCGGGACGATGCCCGACATCCCGGCCATCGCCGACCGGGTCCACGACGTCGACGCCCTGCTCTTCGTCGACGCGGTCCACTACGCCGCCCACCACCGGGTCGACCTCGGCGAGCTGCGCGCCGATGTCGTGGCGTGCTCCCCCTACAAGTTCCTCGGGCCGCACTGCGGCGTGCTCGCCGCCGACCCGGGCCTGCTCGAGACCCTGCACCCCGACAAGCTGCTGCCCTCGAGCGGGGCCGTGCCCGAGCGGTTCGAGCTCGGCACCCTGCCCTACGAGCTGATGGCCGGGACGACCGCGGCGGTCGAGGTCCTCGCCTGCGCGGTGCCGGGCGAGGGGAGCCTGTCGACGCGGCTCACCATGTCGATGGCTGCGATCGACGCGCACGAGCACGCCCTGCGGGTCGACCTCGAGGAGCGTCTGGTCGCCCTACCCGGGGTCACCTGCCGCTCACGAGCCCGTCGCCGCACGCCCACCCTGCTGCTCGAGGTCGCCGGGCACGAGCCGGCCGCCCTGCACGCCGCGCTCGGTGAGCGGGGGGTCAACGCCCCCGGGGGGTCGTTCTACGCCCTCGAGGCCTCGCGCCACCTCGGTCTGGGGTCGACCGGGGGTCTGCGGCTGGGGCTGGCCTCCTACACCAACGCCGCCGACTGCGACCGGCTGGTCGAGGGCCTCACCGAGATCCTGCGCTAG
- the treZ gene encoding malto-oligosyltrehalose trehalohydrolase has protein sequence MTGNEIRVWAPNAKRVHIDVSPVGGVVTTMPMQHAPGGWWVWRRAEHGDYPVDYAFRVDGGPPLPDPRSAWQPYGVHGSSRTFDVAHRVWSDVRWRGPRRGRGALGGVVYELHIGTFTPEGTFDAATRRLDHLVGLGVDVVEVMPVAAFPGRWGWGYDGVGLYAVHDAYGGPAAFQRFVDACHTRGLGVCLDVVYNHLGPSGNYLGQFGPYFTEQHTTPWGPAVNLDDTGSDVVRRFIVDNALRWLRDFHVDALRLDAVHELRDDSARHVLAQLADEVDALSRQLGRPLTLVAESDLNDPVMVTPTDQGGYGMSAQWADDVHHALHAALTGESQSYYADFAEQGVVAKTLSEVFLHDGRFSTFRGKEWGAPVDPEVHPGRRFVGYLQTHDQVGNRATGDRISASITPGQQAIGAALYALSAFTPMVFMGEEWAASTPWQFFTDFEEPELADAVREGRRREFSGHGWDGVDVPDPQDGATRDRSVLLWDEVIEADHARMLRWYTDLFTLRREDPELVDDRLDHVTADSDPGGEWIRVARSRLRVVANVSGAPGTVPLHPDDAGAQLVLTWDRTTTRLVEGGVALGPHGVAVLRVP, from the coding sequence GTGACTGGCAACGAGATCCGCGTCTGGGCCCCCAACGCGAAACGGGTCCACATCGACGTCTCGCCCGTGGGTGGCGTGGTCACCACCATGCCCATGCAGCACGCACCCGGTGGCTGGTGGGTGTGGCGTCGGGCCGAGCACGGTGACTACCCGGTCGACTACGCGTTCCGGGTCGACGGCGGCCCGCCGCTGCCCGACCCGCGCAGCGCCTGGCAGCCCTACGGCGTGCACGGGTCGAGCCGCACCTTCGACGTCGCCCACCGCGTGTGGTCCGACGTGCGCTGGCGCGGGCCGCGCCGCGGGCGCGGAGCCCTCGGCGGGGTGGTCTACGAGCTGCACATCGGCACCTTCACCCCGGAGGGCACCTTCGACGCCGCGACCCGCAGGCTCGACCACCTCGTCGGCCTCGGGGTCGACGTCGTCGAGGTCATGCCCGTCGCCGCCTTCCCCGGGCGGTGGGGCTGGGGCTACGACGGAGTCGGCCTGTATGCCGTGCACGACGCCTACGGTGGCCCCGCCGCCTTCCAGCGCTTCGTCGACGCCTGCCACACCCGTGGTCTCGGGGTGTGCCTCGACGTGGTCTACAACCACCTCGGCCCCAGCGGCAACTACCTGGGCCAGTTCGGGCCCTACTTCACCGAGCAGCACACGACTCCCTGGGGCCCGGCCGTCAACCTCGACGACACCGGCTCCGACGTGGTGCGCCGCTTCATCGTCGACAACGCCCTGCGCTGGCTGCGCGACTTCCACGTCGACGCGCTGCGTCTCGACGCCGTGCACGAGCTGCGTGACGACTCCGCGCGCCACGTGCTGGCCCAGCTCGCCGACGAGGTCGACGCGCTCTCGCGCCAGCTGGGGCGACCCCTGACGCTCGTGGCCGAGAGCGACCTCAACGACCCGGTCATGGTGACCCCCACCGACCAGGGGGGCTACGGCATGAGCGCCCAGTGGGCCGACGACGTGCACCACGCGCTCCACGCGGCGCTGACGGGTGAGTCGCAGAGCTACTACGCCGACTTCGCCGAGCAGGGCGTGGTCGCCAAGACGCTGAGCGAGGTCTTCCTCCACGACGGCCGCTTCTCCACCTTCCGCGGCAAGGAGTGGGGGGCGCCCGTCGATCCCGAGGTGCACCCGGGGCGGCGCTTCGTCGGCTACCTGCAGACCCACGACCAGGTGGGCAACCGGGCGACCGGGGACCGCATCTCGGCGTCGATCACGCCGGGGCAGCAGGCGATCGGTGCCGCCCTCTACGCGCTGTCGGCCTTCACCCCGATGGTCTTCATGGGCGAGGAGTGGGCGGCCTCGACCCCCTGGCAGTTCTTCACCGACTTCGAGGAGCCCGAGCTCGCCGACGCCGTGCGCGAGGGTCGGCGCAGGGAGTTCTCCGGGCACGGGTGGGACGGCGTCGACGTGCCCGACCCGCAGGACGGTGCGACGCGCGACCGCAGCGTGCTGCTCTGGGACGAGGTGATCGAGGCCGACCACGCGCGGATGCTGCGGTGGTACACCGATCTGTTCACCCTGCGCCGCGAGGACCCCGAGCTCGTCGACGACCGGCTCGACCACGTCACCGCCGACTCGGACCCCGGTGGCGAGTGGATCCGGGTGGCGCGCTCGCGGCTGCGGGTCGTCGCCAACGTGAGCGGCGCCCCCGGCACGGTGCCGCTGCACCCCGACGATGCGGGGGCGCAGCTCGTGCTCACGTGGGACCGCACGACCACCCGCCTCGTCGAGGGGGGAGTGGCCCTGGGGCCCCACGGGGTCGCGGTGCTGCGGGTGCCCTGA
- a CDS encoding GNAT family N-acetyltransferase, with product MTESARRADHGFTLRVEHHDDDCRVLVALDVDGSVVGLASGGVSRDHDASTAWELYSINVAQSAQGSGLADELLVDVLGRRPASVWVLAANGRAQSFYRRHGFTPDGAVRAHEGIGAQEQRMRRPEPTPHTQLLR from the coding sequence GTGACTGAGAGCGCCCGGCGCGCCGACCACGGCTTCACGCTGCGGGTGGAGCACCACGACGACGACTGCCGGGTGCTCGTCGCCCTCGACGTCGACGGGTCGGTCGTGGGGCTGGCCAGCGGGGGAGTGAGCCGTGACCACGACGCCTCCACCGCGTGGGAGCTCTACTCGATCAACGTCGCCCAGTCCGCGCAGGGCAGCGGCCTGGCCGACGAGCTCCTCGTCGACGTGCTCGGCCGTCGACCCGCGAGCGTCTGGGTCCTGGCGGCCAACGGACGTGCGCAGTCGTTCTACCGGCGCCACGGCTTCACCCCCGACGGCGCCGTGCGCGCCCACGAGGGCATCGGCGCGCAGGAGCAGCGGATGCGGCGACCCGAGCCCACCCCTCACACCCAGTTGTTGCGGTGA
- a CDS encoding metalloregulator ArsR/SmtB family transcription factor, giving the protein MSIPLYQAKAELFRTLGHPVRIRILELLSEREQPVRDLLTQIGVAPSNLSQQLAVLRRASLVVSRREEGEVLYALSVPEVRDLLLAARVVMSRMASLSSELESQLSDATLRSSW; this is encoded by the coding sequence GTGTCGATCCCTCTCTACCAGGCCAAGGCCGAGCTCTTCCGCACGCTCGGTCACCCCGTGCGCATCCGCATCCTCGAGCTGCTCAGCGAGCGCGAGCAGCCAGTACGCGACCTGCTCACCCAGATCGGGGTGGCTCCGAGCAACCTCTCGCAGCAGCTCGCCGTCCTGCGGCGTGCCTCGCTCGTGGTCTCCCGGCGCGAGGAGGGTGAGGTCCTCTACGCGCTGTCGGTGCCCGAGGTCCGTGACCTGCTGCTGGCCGCGCGCGTGGTGATGTCCCGCATGGCCAGCCTCTCGTCCGAGCTGGAGTCGCAGCTGAGCGACGCGACCCTGCGGTCGAGCTGGTGA
- the treY gene encoding malto-oligosyltrehalose synthase yields MTAGAPVTPVTPVSTYRFQVRPEFGFADVAAQAGHLAALGVTHAYLSPVLTPVTGSQHGYDVLDHAFLNPEAGGREAFDAMVVALHAAGVRLVVDVVPNHMAVPTPEWRNAPLWDVLRDGEQAAYAHWFDVDWVAQGGRLMVLVLGDTLEQVLTAGDLELVPDGGPTGDQTVVRYYEHELPVREGTADLPLAELVEAQHWRLAHWREGGSDLNYRRFFDVTTLIGVRVEVPDVFEATHALLGELVSSGAVDGLRIDHPDGLADPRGYLRDLERLVDGRWVVVEKILEGAEQLPADWPCAGTTGYDLLWRLGALFVDPAGEEPLTDLLALVSGSRVTLPETVHRAKQEIVQGALVAEVRRLVRGLHAVLPDVDAAGLQRVVEALLVEMDRYRAYVVPGEPADTEAVEVVTACSDRARETLVAADHEALARVTAVVLGDAPEGTDPAALADVVVRFQQTCGPVMAKGIEDTAFYRWHRLIGLNEVGGDPDHFAVTPDELFAFVDVAARSWPATMTTLSTHDTKRSEDVRARLSALSERPMEWQTWLREAQELARPWRDDLLDGATEYLLWQTLVGAWPLSEDRLQAYAQKAIREAKAHTTWTEVDGPYEAAVAAFVTGVVADPALRAHVESWLTATADLVRATTLGQKLLQLVLPGVPDVYQGTELVDLSLVDPDNRREVDFADRAARLGRLDAGGAPADLSDEKLLVTSRALRLRRDHPEWFVGAGAGWSPVATGSSHLVAVGRGDEGRTRVVAVATRLAGSLPEGPAWQGVSVGLPTGVWRDLLSGTQVESSGEVPAVDVVGALPVALLIRLDSGSTPGEPPLRG; encoded by the coding sequence GTGACCGCTGGGGCACCCGTCACGCCGGTGACGCCCGTCTCGACCTACCGCTTCCAGGTCCGCCCGGAGTTCGGCTTCGCCGACGTCGCGGCGCAGGCCGGGCACCTGGCGGCCCTGGGGGTCACGCACGCCTACCTGTCGCCCGTGCTGACCCCCGTCACCGGGTCGCAGCACGGCTACGACGTGCTCGACCACGCCTTCCTCAACCCCGAGGCCGGTGGTCGGGAGGCGTTCGACGCGATGGTCGTCGCGCTGCACGCGGCCGGGGTCCGGCTGGTCGTCGACGTGGTCCCCAACCACATGGCGGTGCCGACGCCGGAGTGGCGCAACGCGCCGCTGTGGGACGTGCTGCGCGATGGTGAGCAGGCCGCTTACGCGCACTGGTTCGACGTCGACTGGGTGGCGCAGGGCGGGCGGCTGATGGTGCTCGTGCTCGGCGACACCCTCGAGCAGGTGCTCACCGCCGGCGACCTCGAGCTCGTCCCCGACGGTGGCCCGACCGGCGACCAGACGGTGGTGCGCTACTACGAGCACGAGCTGCCCGTGCGGGAGGGGACCGCCGACCTGCCGCTGGCCGAGCTGGTCGAGGCGCAGCACTGGCGCCTCGCGCACTGGCGGGAGGGCGGCTCCGACCTCAACTACCGGCGCTTCTTCGACGTGACCACCCTCATCGGGGTGCGGGTCGAGGTGCCAGACGTCTTCGAGGCCACCCATGCCCTGCTCGGCGAGCTGGTCTCCAGCGGCGCCGTCGACGGCCTGCGCATCGACCACCCCGACGGGCTCGCCGACCCGCGGGGCTACCTGCGCGACCTCGAGCGGCTCGTCGACGGCCGGTGGGTCGTCGTCGAGAAGATCCTCGAGGGGGCGGAGCAGCTGCCCGCAGACTGGCCCTGCGCCGGCACCACCGGCTACGACCTGCTCTGGCGGCTCGGTGCGCTCTTCGTCGACCCCGCAGGGGAGGAGCCGCTGACCGACCTCCTGGCCCTGGTGAGCGGCAGCCGGGTGACCCTGCCCGAGACCGTCCACCGGGCCAAGCAGGAGATCGTGCAGGGAGCCCTCGTCGCCGAGGTGCGCCGTCTCGTGCGGGGCCTGCACGCCGTGCTGCCCGACGTCGATGCCGCCGGGCTGCAGCGGGTCGTCGAGGCGCTGCTGGTCGAGATGGACCGCTACCGCGCCTACGTGGTCCCGGGCGAGCCCGCCGACACCGAGGCCGTCGAGGTGGTGACGGCCTGCTCCGACCGGGCCCGCGAGACGCTGGTGGCCGCTGACCACGAGGCGCTGGCCCGGGTCACCGCCGTGGTGCTGGGCGACGCGCCCGAGGGCACGGACCCGGCCGCCCTCGCCGACGTCGTCGTGCGCTTCCAGCAGACCTGCGGTCCGGTGATGGCCAAGGGCATCGAGGACACCGCGTTCTACCGGTGGCACCGCCTCATCGGCCTCAACGAGGTGGGCGGCGACCCCGACCACTTCGCGGTCACGCCGGATGAGCTCTTCGCCTTCGTCGACGTCGCCGCGCGGTCCTGGCCCGCGACGATGACGACCCTGTCGACCCACGACACGAAGCGGTCGGAGGACGTGCGCGCCCGGCTGAGCGCCCTGTCCGAGCGCCCGATGGAGTGGCAGACCTGGCTGCGTGAGGCGCAGGAGCTGGCCCGACCCTGGCGGGACGACCTGCTCGACGGGGCCACCGAGTACCTCCTGTGGCAGACCCTCGTGGGGGCCTGGCCGCTGAGCGAGGACCGACTCCAGGCTTACGCGCAGAAGGCGATCCGCGAGGCAAAGGCCCACACGACCTGGACGGAGGTCGACGGGCCCTATGAGGCGGCCGTGGCCGCGTTCGTCACGGGTGTCGTGGCCGACCCCGCACTGCGGGCCCACGTCGAGTCGTGGCTGACCGCGACCGCAGACCTGGTGCGGGCCACCACGCTGGGCCAGAAGCTGCTCCAGCTGGTGCTGCCCGGGGTCCCCGACGTCTACCAGGGCACCGAGCTCGTCGACCTGTCGCTCGTCGACCCCGACAACCGCCGCGAGGTCGACTTCGCCGACCGCGCCGCCCGTCTGGGTCGGCTCGACGCGGGCGGCGCACCGGCCGACCTCTCGGACGAGAAGCTGCTCGTCACCTCGCGGGCCCTGCGGCTGCGGCGCGACCACCCCGAGTGGTTCGTCGGCGCCGGCGCAGGCTGGTCGCCGGTCGCCACCGGGTCGTCGCACCTGGTCGCGGTCGGCCGCGGCGACGAGGGGCGGACCCGCGTGGTCGCCGTCGCCACGCGCCTGGCCGGGTCGCTGCCCGAGGGCCCCGCGTGGCAAGGTGTCAGTGTCGGGCTGCCCACCGGGGTGTGGCGCGACCTCCTGTCGGGCACGCAGGTCGAGTCGTCCGGTGAGGTCCCAGCCGTCGACGTCGTCGGCGCCCTGCCCGTCGCCCTGCTCATCCGTCTCGACTCCGGGTCCACCCCGGGCGAGCCCCCCCTCCGGGGGTAG
- a CDS encoding NAD(P)-dependent oxidoreductase — translation MRVTVLGTGIMGKGVVHSLLREGHTVTAWNRTPARAQSLADDGAVVAESVAEAVADAEVVILTLFDADSVVDALDEIARSGPGADLVVVQASTIGVEGTRRAAARAAEVPLSFVEAMMLGTKAPAENGQLVLLTAGDPSVIERARPALEAISARTVSAGSDLGEATALKLVCNAWIASVTAAVPQSVALAQGLGVDPALFLEAIRGGAVDTPYAHVKGKAMMGADWTPSFALDGVRKDLGVITDAATGSGVDTTLLEALQAVFSAASLAGHGADDMAAVLTAFTPRPS, via the coding sequence ATGAGGGTCACCGTCCTGGGCACCGGGATCATGGGCAAGGGGGTGGTCCACAGCCTCCTGCGCGAGGGCCACACCGTGACCGCCTGGAACCGCACACCCGCGAGGGCGCAGTCGCTGGCCGACGACGGCGCCGTGGTCGCCGAGTCGGTGGCCGAGGCCGTCGCGGACGCGGAGGTGGTCATCCTCACGCTCTTCGACGCCGACTCGGTGGTCGACGCACTCGACGAGATCGCCCGTTCGGGGCCGGGAGCCGACCTCGTCGTGGTCCAGGCGAGCACGATCGGCGTCGAGGGGACCCGTCGTGCGGCCGCCCGGGCCGCCGAGGTGCCCCTGTCCTTCGTCGAGGCGATGATGCTGGGCACGAAGGCGCCGGCCGAGAACGGTCAGCTCGTGCTCCTCACCGCCGGTGACCCGTCGGTGATCGAGCGCGCCCGGCCCGCGCTCGAGGCCATCAGCGCCCGGACCGTCTCGGCCGGGTCGGACCTCGGTGAGGCCACCGCGCTCAAGCTCGTCTGCAACGCGTGGATCGCCTCGGTCACGGCCGCCGTCCCCCAGTCGGTCGCACTGGCGCAGGGACTCGGCGTCGACCCGGCCCTCTTCCTCGAGGCCATCAGGGGTGGCGCCGTCGACACGCCGTACGCCCACGTCAAGGGGAAGGCGATGATGGGCGCCGACTGGACCCCCTCGTTCGCCCTCGACGGGGTGCGCAAGGACCTCGGGGTGATCACCGACGCGGCCACGGGATCAGGGGTCGACACCACCCTGCTCGAGGCCCTGCAGGCGGTCTTCTCCGCGGCCTCCCTGGCCGGGCACGGGGCCGACGACATGGCGGCCGTGCTGACGGCCTTCACGCCGCGCCCCAGCTGA
- a CDS encoding SulP family inorganic anion transporter, with protein MSTPVVRRAGWSDALGRLTALLPRRADWSAMRTHPRRDLLAGVMVGLVALPLALGFGASSGMGAGAGLVTAIVAGVVAAVFGGSHVQVSGPTGAMTVVLVPIVATYGPQAVLTVGLMAGVVLVGLALVRAGRFIRYVPVPVVEGFTIGIAVIIGLQQLPAVLGVHVHAEKVTALAGAALVVGLGSPHWPALALAAGTVALVLGGARLRRGVPFSLIAIVIATGLDAGLHLGAESIGSIPSTIPAPRLPSFDHLGQLLVPAVAVAALAALESLLSASVADGMTVGQRHDSDRELFGQGLANLTAPVFGGIPATAAIARTAVNVRTGATSRAAALIHAGVLLVIVLVASRWVSMIPLAALAGVLVATAVQMVRVSSVRVLLRSTRGDAVVLVVTAVATVALDLVTAVVVGLVVAGGFALHQAAEAASLLESPLDPLGHEDEERSLLDEHIVAYRLEGPLFFAAAHDFLLELSDLGGVRVVVLRMTHLSAIDATGAAVLADTVRRLESRGVTVMLSGVRPSHEQVLTQLGVYAVLAHERHLFATTPEAIAHARVHAARVKHTPGDVLALETGAGRV; from the coding sequence GTGAGCACCCCCGTCGTCCGTCGTGCCGGCTGGTCCGATGCGCTCGGGCGCCTCACCGCGCTGCTGCCGCGGCGCGCTGACTGGTCGGCGATGCGCACGCACCCCCGCCGCGACCTGCTGGCCGGTGTCATGGTCGGGCTGGTCGCCCTGCCCCTGGCCCTGGGCTTCGGGGCGAGCTCGGGGATGGGCGCGGGCGCGGGTCTGGTCACGGCGATCGTCGCCGGGGTCGTCGCCGCGGTCTTCGGCGGCAGCCACGTGCAGGTCAGCGGGCCCACCGGTGCGATGACCGTGGTGCTCGTGCCGATCGTCGCGACCTACGGGCCGCAGGCCGTGCTCACCGTCGGGCTGATGGCCGGGGTGGTGCTCGTGGGGCTGGCCCTCGTCCGGGCCGGTCGCTTCATCCGCTACGTGCCGGTGCCGGTCGTCGAGGGCTTCACCATCGGCATCGCCGTCATCATCGGGCTGCAGCAGCTGCCCGCGGTGCTGGGGGTGCACGTGCACGCCGAGAAGGTGACCGCCCTGGCCGGCGCCGCGCTCGTCGTGGGCCTGGGGTCCCCGCACTGGCCCGCCCTGGCCCTGGCGGCCGGCACCGTGGCGCTCGTCCTGGGTGGTGCCCGCCTGCGCCGCGGGGTGCCGTTCTCCCTCATCGCCATCGTGATCGCCACCGGGCTCGACGCGGGCCTCCACCTGGGGGCCGAGTCGATCGGCAGCATCCCCTCGACGATCCCGGCGCCGCGACTGCCGTCCTTCGACCACCTGGGCCAGCTGCTCGTGCCCGCCGTCGCGGTCGCCGCCCTCGCCGCCCTCGAGAGCCTGCTGTCGGCGTCCGTGGCCGACGGGATGACCGTGGGGCAGCGACACGACTCCGACCGCGAGCTCTTCGGCCAGGGGCTGGCCAACCTCACCGCGCCGGTCTTCGGCGGGATCCCCGCGACCGCCGCGATCGCCCGCACCGCGGTCAACGTGCGCACGGGGGCCACGTCGCGGGCGGCTGCCCTCATCCATGCCGGAGTGCTCCTGGTGATCGTGCTGGTCGCCTCCCGGTGGGTCTCGATGATCCCGCTCGCGGCGCTGGCCGGGGTGCTCGTGGCGACAGCCGTGCAGATGGTGCGTGTCTCGAGTGTCCGGGTCCTGCTGCGCTCCACCCGCGGTGACGCCGTGGTGCTGGTCGTCACGGCGGTCGCCACGGTGGCGCTCGACCTGGTCACCGCCGTCGTCGTCGGGCTCGTCGTCGCCGGTGGCTTCGCGCTGCACCAGGCGGCCGAGGCGGCGAGCCTGCTGGAGAGCCCCCTCGACCCCCTGGGTCACGAGGACGAGGAGCGGTCGCTGCTCGACGAGCACATCGTGGCCTACCGCCTCGAGGGTCCGCTGTTCTTCGCCGCCGCGCACGACTTCCTGCTCGAGCTGTCCGACCTCGGCGGCGTACGGGTCGTGGTGCTGCGGATGACCCACCTCAGTGCCATCGACGCCACGGGCGCCGCCGTCCTCGCCGACACGGTCCGTCGTCTCGAGAGCCGGGGGGTCACGGTGATGCTCTCGGGCGTCAGACCCTCGCACGAGCAGGTGCTCACCCAGCTGGGGGTCTACGCCGTGCTGGCGCACGAGCGCCACCTCTTCGCCACGACCCCCGAGGCGATCGCGCACGCCCGGGTGCACGCCGCCAGGGTCAAGCACACGCCAGGCGACGTCCTCGCGCTCGAGACCGGTGCCGGTCGCGTCTGA
- a CDS encoding thiamine-binding protein: MLFAFSVAPAAAADETGSVHDAVAAAVEVVRASGLPHRTDSMFTTIEGEWDECMAVIKGAVDAVAAVSPRVSLVLKADLRPGFVGEIDGKVERLERAIEARASRD; encoded by the coding sequence ATGCTCTTCGCCTTCTCCGTCGCCCCTGCTGCCGCCGCCGACGAGACCGGCTCGGTCCACGACGCGGTCGCCGCCGCCGTCGAGGTGGTGCGAGCCAGTGGGCTACCGCACCGCACCGACTCGATGTTCACCACGATCGAGGGCGAGTGGGACGAGTGCATGGCCGTCATCAAGGGTGCGGTCGACGCGGTGGCCGCCGTCAGCCCCCGGGTCTCGCTGGTGCTCAAGGCCGACCTGCGGCCGGGGTTCGTCGGCGAGATCGACGGCAAGGTCGAGCGACTGGAGCGGGCGATCGAGGCCCGCGCGTCCCGTGACTGA